TAAAGGGAAGCTGAGTTCTTCCAGCCGGTTCTTCCAGCCAGTAAGGTATTCAGTCCATGTCTATCTATCCCTTGACAGCTACATATCTCAGAAAAACCCAAATTAAGGAGCGGTTGGCACACTGTAAATTGATAACCTTTCGAGTTTACGTATCAAACCGCAGGTACAGTCGTCACCCTCAGCCCATGCAACGGACACCCACGTTTCAGCAATGTGAATGCTACGCAATGGCAATTTATTCAAAAGGAGGGAAGGCAATGCAGAATACCTTTGGATTTACTCTATATCATAAAgctttttgcattaaaaacaagAGGTGCTTGAGACTTTGTTGTAGCAGGATCCAGTGGTTGTAGCAGGAAGGGGATTCAAAGAAAGTTCCTGGAAGAAATTTTCGTAGCTCTTGAATGGACAGTCCACGAAGTTTTTATACATCCCATGGCctgcacaaagagaaaaaaagaaatgtatttgcattCCTTCCCTACTTACTCGCAGTCCATGCATATTTTCCTCCTGGATATATACATTCCCAAATACCTAATGTCAGGTGCAAGTCAGGCTGGGGCAGCCTTGTGCACTCACACCTGTGAGTGGGAAGGGTGCTTTCCGACTGCCCCAGGAAAAGCAGGGAATTAAATTGCTGTTCCTTGATATTGGGGTGAGTGTGTTCATTCCCGAGTGAAAATAGAATAGGTTATCTTTGGTATGAGAGTTTCTTTTTATGACatagttgcatttttttttttacacacatCCGATAACACTCAGATCTCTGTTCACCCTGCAGTCAAAACTGAATTCCCATTTGTTCCCCACACACCACAGCAACCCAGCTCTGAAAATATTACACTCTGATGTTTTGCTCCATCAGAGGAGTTCTAAAGTGGTCAAAGAGACCTGGGGCAGCACACGCCTGACATCTCTGACTATACTTTGCCCTTCTTGCTGAGGCACATCATGGAGCACATCTCAGGAGAAAGAGCACCATGGAGCTCTGCTAGCAACCTACTTCAAGACCAGACTGTCCTCAtgacatattattttttttcttatgtccAGTCCGAACATTCAAAAATTCACTTTGGGGTTAAGGACATAGGCGATATATTTGTCTGCTATGGATGAACCTCAGTGAATGGCAAACTCACGATTTGCAGCAGGAGCGGAACCCAAAGCAGCTTCCAACTCTGACCAGGTGGATGGGACATCTTCCGAAGTGGCAGGACCCTTTCCTACAGAGAAACATGTCCCGCTGGGGCGAAGACAATCCTGCAACAAGAAGAACAAAGTTACTTCCCTCCAATTCTGCAGGGCAGGGTGAATGCAGTCTCAGTGCCAGCAGGATTTCCCATCCGTTGAGCTGCCTTCACCAATAACTGTTCTTAAGGTCTGTTGCTGTTGCCCAGATTTGGCCACGTGGAAAGGACAGGTAAGAGCAGAGCTCACAAAGCAGATTTACAAATCCTTCCCTGCGTTATCCTCCCACGTATCAATTTTTACATGGACTCTTCTGCATTCCAGTGTGTCCTGGTTTCaattaggacagagttaattttcctcctagtagctggtagggtgctgtgttttggattaggatgagaagagcgctgataacatgctgatgttttaattgttgcagagcagtgtttacaccaggccaaggacttttcagcttctcgctctgtcctgcgagcaggctgggggtgcagcaggagctgggaggggacagacccaggacagctgacccaaactggccaaaggggtattccataccatctgacgtcatgctaaacaatatataggggtggctggcctgggtggggggggcgggctGCTCGGGggtaggctgggcatcggtcagcgggtggtgagcaattgcattgtgcatcacttgttttcttacacattattattagtagtactattatcattattattattattattattattgttattattattttcctgtcttaataaactgtctttatctcaactcacaggcttcactttcccgtttctctcccctatcccagagagggaggggggagggtgagcgaacggctgtgtggtgtttagctgccggccgggttcAACCACAACACGGGGACAGCATTTTCAGGGAGAAGGTCAGAC
This genomic stretch from Anser cygnoides isolate HZ-2024a breed goose chromosome 3, Taihu_goose_T2T_genome, whole genome shotgun sequence harbors:
- the LOC106038139 gene encoding antimicrobial peptide THP2; protein product: MRILYLLFSLLFLALQVSPGLSSPQRDMFLCRKGSCHFGRCPIHLVRVGSCFGFRSCCKSPWDV